The Gemmatimonadaceae bacterium genomic sequence CGATGTGTCGGACAACGCCGGTCCGTTGGGGCCCATGCGCATCTTCATGCCCTGGAAGTACAGTCGGCCACTGGCGTCATATCCCTTCACAGCCATCGGCCCGACGGGTAGTCCACCGGACGCCTCCCGGAGCGAGATGGTCGAAACCGCTGAGCCTCGACCATCAACGACGAGGAATCGGGCGTTCATCACGTCGTACGCGAGTGTGCTGTCGCCCTTTCGCGGGACGAGCTGCGTGAGCCGGCGGAACTCGGTCGGTCCGGACCCCTCGCGTGAGATGGGTGTGACGCTCGAGAGATCCGATGCGAGGAGACTCAGCGTGTTGTCCTTCACGTCCAGGACCACCAGCCGCCCGTCCCTGAGCTCGCGCGCATCGAAGGCGCCACTGAACGGCTCCTCGAGCTCGGCGAGTGGCTTGCCAAGCGTCCTCGTGGGCACGCGCTGGGCCGCGCCAATGGCTGGTGCCATGGCGATGATGAGCGCGAGGACCACACCGAGTGGCGTGGTGCTCGGAATCCGTGCCGGTCTGACTGTCATGGTCACCCTTGCGTCGAGCGGCTCAGCAGCCGCTGCATCCCTGGCGACGGCGATCCGGCCGACACCGTTCGTGAAAGGCCGCCACGGCGGCGGCCTGCCGCATCACAATGATCGACGCCTCGTCGTTCGCAAAGGGGCGGCGGCACCGCGCACAGTGCTGAAGGACCAGCTCGCTGCCTCTCGGGGAAGGCGTTCGGGTGAATCGATACGAAGCCGTGAGCGCGGGCCGGACGGGCGCGCCGGAGACGCTCGGCGAGGTCGCACCTGGTTCGGTCGCGCTTGTCTCCATCACGGCACAGCCCCAGCGGCGCCGGATCGCCGGGGATCGGCGCCCGCGGTGACTGCGTCACGCCCGATCGAGATCGCGGCGCCGTAGCCCATGCGCAGCTCGCCCTTGAGCGAGATCACGTTGAAGCGGTGGCCCATGGCGCGGAGTTGTGCGGTGACGGCCGGAGCGATCCCGTCTTCGATGTCGATCATGAACTCGCGCGTTGCGCCGCCACCGAACGCCCCGCGCTGCGAAGGGAGAAAGCGCGGGAGTTCGAGCGCCCGTTGCGGTGACAGCCCAAGGTCGAGGACTCCCACCAGTGTCTGGTACACGGCGGCGTTGATCCACGCGTTCCCCGCAGCGCCCAACGTGAGGACGGCGCGCCTCTGGTCGCCATCACCGCGCAGCACGATGGTCGGCGAAATCGTCGAGCCGTGGCGCGCGTATGGCAGCCGTGCTCCGTACGCGTTGGGATCTGTGCCGTAGGATGTGAGCTTGTCGTTGTAGAGGAAGCCGAGCCCCGGGGTCACGTAGAAGTTCCCGCCCCATGTGCCGAGCGTCTGCGTGACCGCGACCGCGTTGCCATCTGCGTCAGCCACGGTGAAGGAGGTGGTGCCCTGGGCACGGCACTCCGCGGCCCGCGCGTGATCCTGCAGGTTGCAGGGTTCGGTGGTCGACACCTCAGCGAGGTCGGCGGGCCCGATGTCTTCGTGCGCGTTGCCCTGCGGCGTGGCCGCCGGCCCGGCGCAGGTGAGGGTGTCGCCTCTGAACACGGACGGCGCGAGCGCGTGGGCCGGATCGAAGCACCGCCAGCGGGTGCGGGCGGTGTCCTTGCTGGTGAAGGGCGAGATGTCGGTCGGCCAGAGCGAGGGGTCGGCGATGCGGTTGCGCGACGTCGGCACGAGCTGCCACGCCGTGATCATCGCGTGCAGCGTGGCCGCATCCGACGTGTAGGGGCGGAGCGTGGCGACCTGCTCGAGATGATTGAGCTGGGCGGCCAGCGTGGCGCCACCGCTCACCGGCGGCGCGCTCCCGTAGACGGTGTACCCGCGGTAGGTCGTGGCCACGGGTTCACGATCGGCGGCAAAATACCTCGCGAGGTCGGTCAGCCTGATGGCGTTGCCCTTGCCACGCAGATCGTTCACCAGCCGGCGGGCCACCTCGCCGCGATAGAACCCGTCGGCGCCGGCTTTCGCGATCTGATCGAGGGTCCAGGCGAGGTCCGCGTTGCGCAGCGTGTCGCCGGCCTGGAGCGGCTTGCCGTTGCGAAAGAAGAGCGCCCGGCTCGATTCGTACTTCGCGAAGCGCTCGCGTTCGAGACGAAGCGTGGTGGCGAGCCCGTCACTCACCACGTAGCCATCACGCGCCGCGCGGATCGCCGGAGCCACGAGATCGGCCCACGGAACCTTGCCGCTGCCGTGTCGCTTCCACGCCGTGTGCATGGCCGCGACCGTCCCCGGCACCATCGCCAGCATCGGCCCGTCCGAGGGATACCGGCCGTCGGTCATGAGGGTCGCGTTGGAGAGCCCGGCCTCCTCCGGCACGCGGGCCATGAACTCGAGCAGCGCCGGCTTCGCCATCCCCTTGAGCTGCACCAGCATCTCGCCGTAGCCACCGACGCCGCTGGCGTCAGGCTCCACCACGCCTAACGCGAACGACACGGCCACGGCGGCGTCGACCACGTTGCCTCCCTTGGCGAGGATCTCGACCCCGGCGGCGGTGGCCACCGGATGTGCGCTCGACACGGCCGCGCGCCCGGTGGCCGGTTCGCGCAGCTCGGGACGCTCGGCGATCGCCTGTTGCATGGTTTCCTCGAGCGCGCTGTCGCTCACCGCGGCCGCCGCGCGCGGCGCCAGCCGATCGATCACGGCGCGCCAGGCCCGGGCCCGGTTAGCGGCCTCGGGTGCGGCAAAGTACGTCCGCTCCATGCGCGTCGCGAAGCGCGCAAAGGCGTCGCGATTGCGCGACGCGCGATCACCGCGCACGTCGACGACCACCGCCGTCGGCGTGCCCGCGGGCGCCACGGGCGCCGGGATCGTCAGCAGGCGATCGTCACCGCGCAGGGCTTCCGACGCCCGTCGGTCGCCCACGCGGTCCGGATCACCGTTGTACCCCGCCTCGTCAGGCGTCCGCTGCGCCACGAGGATCGTGGCCCCATCGGGTGACCACGCCACGTCACCGCGCGCCGACGCAACAAAGTTCACGTAGCGACCGTCGGCGGGCGTCACGTAGAGCGCCGGCCGCGGCGTCCCCGTCGTGAGCGCGATACGGTCGCCGCCCGGCGACCACGCAATGTCGTCCGCGCTGCGTTCCGCCGTCACGATCGAATCGGCGGAGCCACCGACGACGCGCACTCGCACGCGACGGCCTCCGTCAAAATGCTGGATGTACGCCAGGCGGTCACCGGCCGGCGAGAGCACCGGCGAGCGTTCCTGTGTGGTACCACTCGTCAGGCGCTTCTCCTCGCCACTGGCCGACCGCTGCCAGAGCCGCGCGTCGTTGCCGCGCTCACGCACAAAGAAGATGGTCCCATCGCGCGCGACCGCGGGCTCGAGGTCCGGCAAGGGGCTCGTGGTCACGCGCTGCACAGCCGCCTCGCGCGCGGGAGCCACGCGATAGAGGTCGTCCTGACCCTCACGATCGGACACGAACACGAGATACGCCCCGTCCGTCGCCCACGCCGGCTGGCGGTCCCATGCGGCACCGCGTGTGACCTGGACCCAACTTCGGCCGTTCGACTGCCGAACCCAGATGTCCCCTTCGATCGAGGCCGCGAGCCGACCGTCACGCGCGAACGCGATATCGCGCACCGGGAGGCCCGGCGCCTGGGCTGACGCGTCGTGGGCCGCGAGAATGGTCCCGGTCACGAGGACGACAAGAGATCGATGACGTGTGTTCACGAAGACCTCGGCGAAACGCGACGGACACGCGCCGCGACCTCGCGGAATTTGCTGACCGGCCATCCCGGCGCCAGCTTCTCCGCTCCCTCACATCAGGCCCCATGGACGACGTCAACCTGAAGGCCCTCGTCGAGGGCGGCGATGGAATCCACGTGATCCGCGGCAGCCCGGACATCCGGGCCTGGAACGGTATCCGCTACGCCGCCGGGCTCTCGGCGAAAAACGTCCCCGCGAAGCAGCTCTCGATGAACGTCGCGCGCATTCCACCCGGCGGCGTGGCATACGCCCACGTGCACGTCGGCTTCGAGGTGATGCTCTACATCCTGCAGGGTACCGTGCGTCATGAATACGGCGAACACCTGCGTCAGCGCATCGTGAACACGGCCGGCGACTTCATCTACATCGAGCCGGGCGTGCCGCACGAGGTGTTCAACGAGAGCGACACGGAACCGGTCATGGCCGTCGTCGCGCGCTCGGACGCCAGCGAGTGGAGCCACATTGTGGTCTACGACCGCGAGAGCGGCAAACTCGGGGAGGTGCTCGCGCGCGAGTAGCGCCGTCAGCGCATCAGCCGCTCGATCTCACTCGCCTTCTTCGGGACCGCGGCCGACAGGTTCTCGGAGCCCTGCGGAGTGACGAGGATCATGTCCTCGATCATGATCGCGATGTGCTTCTCGGGGATATAGATCTTTGGCTCGATGGTGATGACCATGCCGGGCTCGAGCGGCATGCTGTAGTCCCGCGAATCCTGGACCTCGAGCCCGATGTGATGACCGAGGTCGCGCACCCCGCGCCCGAACGAGTTGTAGCGCACGATGCCGGCGTTGCGTGTGAGATAGTGCGTGGGCGACGGCATGATGCCCCAGACCTTGTCCACTCCCATGCGCTGCACGTCTTCGTACTGCGCCAGCCCGTGCTTCTCGAACACGCGCGCCGACGCCTTGATCACGTCGATCATCATCACGCCCGGTCGGATGGCGGCGATGGCGGCCTCCTGGGCCTCGAGGACGATGTCGTAATACTTGCGCTGCTCTGCTGTGAAGCGCCCCGAGACCGGCCACGTGCGGCAGATGTCGGTGGTGTACGTCATGTATTCCGCGGCACCGTAGTCCACGAAGACGAGATCCCCGTTCCGCATCACACGATCGACGGCGTTGTAGTTCTCGCGCAGCAGCGAAAAGAACGTCAGTGAGTTCTCTCCTGACGAGACAATCGGCGGGAACGAAGCACGCGGCGACCCCTGGCGCTTCCACTCGTACTCCATGAGTCCCGCCAGCTCGCGATCGTTCATCCCCGGACGCAGGGCGCGCAGGCCGGTCAGCATGCCCCGTCCCGAGATCGCCGCGGCACGACGCAGGGCGTCGATCTCGTGGCGATCCTTCACGAGGCGCAGGCGTTCGGTCAGCGGCGACAGGTCGCGCCACTCGGCGCCCGGAGCGAGCGCGCGCAGCGACTCACGGAACTGTCGATGAAACGAGCCCGGCGATGGAAGGCCCGGGGGCGCGTAGAGCGAGTCCCCGAACGGGACGACG encodes the following:
- a CDS encoding gamma-glutamyltransferase, whose translation is MNTRHRSLVVLVTGTILAAHDASAQAPGLPVRDIAFARDGRLAASIEGDIWVRQSNGRSWVQVTRGAAWDRQPAWATDGAYLVFVSDREGQDDLYRVAPAREAAVQRVTTSPLPDLEPAVARDGTIFFVRERGNDARLWQRSASGEEKRLTSGTTQERSPVLSPAGDRLAYIQHFDGGRRVRVRVVGGSADSIVTAERSADDIAWSPGGDRIALTTGTPRPALYVTPADGRYVNFVASARGDVAWSPDGATILVAQRTPDEAGYNGDPDRVGDRRASEALRGDDRLLTIPAPVAPAGTPTAVVVDVRGDRASRNRDAFARFATRMERTYFAAPEAANRARAWRAVIDRLAPRAAAAVSDSALEETMQQAIAERPELREPATGRAAVSSAHPVATAAGVEILAKGGNVVDAAVAVSFALGVVEPDASGVGGYGEMLVQLKGMAKPALLEFMARVPEEAGLSNATLMTDGRYPSDGPMLAMVPGTVAAMHTAWKRHGSGKVPWADLVAPAIRAARDGYVVSDGLATTLRLERERFAKYESSRALFFRNGKPLQAGDTLRNADLAWTLDQIAKAGADGFYRGEVARRLVNDLRGKGNAIRLTDLARYFAADREPVATTYRGYTVYGSAPPVSGGATLAAQLNHLEQVATLRPYTSDAATLHAMITAWQLVPTSRNRIADPSLWPTDISPFTSKDTARTRWRCFDPAHALAPSVFRGDTLTCAGPAATPQGNAHEDIGPADLAEVSTTEPCNLQDHARAAECRAQGTTSFTVADADGNAVAVTQTLGTWGGNFYVTPGLGFLYNDKLTSYGTDPNAYGARLPYARHGSTISPTIVLRGDGDQRRAVLTLGAAGNAWINAAVYQTLVGVLDLGLSPQRALELPRFLPSQRGAFGGGATREFMIDIEDGIAPAVTAQLRAMGHRFNVISLKGELRMGYGAAISIGRDAVTAGADPRRSGAAGAVP
- a CDS encoding cupin domain-containing protein; protein product: MDDVNLKALVEGGDGIHVIRGSPDIRAWNGIRYAAGLSAKNVPAKQLSMNVARIPPGGVAYAHVHVGFEVMLYILQGTVRHEYGEHLRQRIVNTAGDFIYIEPGVPHEVFNESDTEPVMAVVARSDASEWSHIVVYDRESGKLGEVLARE
- a CDS encoding aminopeptidase P family protein — encoded protein: MHSSCQAGHGGRLARCIALVAALATAPSAAAQSDVAFPLDAYTARRAALSARVGNAVVVAAGEYLINPGDGLVKQDPTFWYLTGVESPYAILLMVPRGEGHDTFLFVPDSMQFAGGQFPMDDPAFRNAVWNRPRRRLAPGPGARLATGAREVLPLSAFADRFRAAASETRAIVVPFGDSLYAPPGLPSPGSFHRQFRESLRALAPGAEWRDLSPLTERLRLVKDRHEIDALRRAAAISGRGMLTGLRALRPGMNDRELAGLMEYEWKRQGSPRASFPPIVSSGENSLTFFSLLRENYNAVDRVMRNGDLVFVDYGAAEYMTYTTDICRTWPVSGRFTAEQRKYYDIVLEAQEAAIAAIRPGVMMIDVIKASARVFEKHGLAQYEDVQRMGVDKVWGIMPSPTHYLTRNAGIVRYNSFGRGVRDLGHHIGLEVQDSRDYSMPLEPGMVITIEPKIYIPEKHIAIMIEDMILVTPQGSENLSAAVPKKASEIERLMR